A window of Mytilus edulis chromosome 10, xbMytEdul2.2, whole genome shotgun sequence contains these coding sequences:
- the LOC139491996 gene encoding uncharacterized protein isoform X2: MIALLRNLSNVPLTPPINGYDKLPVATETTAASDLARIKHYRNLLAHLNDGKVDGALFTTAWKDISDAVLRMGGNAMKQECDQLMTKPLDMSSQEILRDLNQAKVDIELIKQTHETLDTEVKQDIKKIKLDHDKSKKDMKMLTFRQANLKRSYNLLQHKQNVSNQQAKRFKKDVNRLELDQINVKVDVKKLKSTYEDPVPWNRREQVSKQLDKWQKNADNFVETRAAKCVLKCIKENSCLTITASSGVGKTSILRHVALNMKEKEGYDVLPVTNPNDIIQFNNPNQKTLFVIDDFCGTYSINQSDLDNWESVMEQIKMLIENKLTKIIVACRLQVYHDEKFESLSIFRTSVCNLRTKDLCLSETEKTSIAEIYLNTKASEIIQYCDLYDFFPLLCKLYNESPEVNITEFFKNPFSVYETEINKLNKKGYYRKYCAMALCVMFNNNLKEEMFSEEINVETRKIIKETCEACRLDRGTSRLVLLDELNSLEHTFIKKEHGIFKTKHDKLFDFLAYYFGQKMIQCIIRNAHSVFIMQRLLLERKDYMDQFITIVPQKYHQMYMQRMIDDWSIGRVNCVFMNINLKIQEFRHKFLCYLKKCKKSLQRQLALKINVNTKDTALILCSLYDDIPFIHWCINHGDCVNLCNCRGGSPLHVACYNNHIEIVKVLLDNKADIDKCADNGVSPLYIACHNNHIEIVKILLDNKSDIDKCADNGVSPLYIACHNNHIEIVKILLDNKSDINKCTDNGVSPLYIACQNDHIEIVKILLDNKSDIDKCTDNGVSPLYIACQNDHIEIVKVLLDNKADINKCNANGASPLYVVCQNNHIEIVKVLLDNKADINKCEDNGLSPLYVVCQNNHLEIVKILLDNKADVYKCKDNGASPLRVACQNNHIEIVKVLLDNKADINKCEDNGLSPLHVACQNNHIEIVKVLLDNKADINKCEDNGLSPLHEACYENHIETVKVLLDNKADINKCDANGASPLHVACYINHIEIVKVLLDNKADINKCDGLSPLHVACYENHIETVKVLLDNKADINKCTYNGESPLYVACHNNHIETVKVLLDNKADINKCIDNGVSPLYVACENNHIEIVKVLLDNKADINKCTDNGVYPLYIACHNNHIETVKVLLDNKADINKCDANGASPLHVGCYINHIEIVKVLLDNKADINKCEDNGISPLYVVCQNNHLEIVKILLDNKADINKCRDDGASPLYIACQNSHTEIVKVLLDNNADIDKCTDNGASPLYIACQNDYIETVMVLLDNKTDINKCRDTGESPLFIACQNNHIEIVKVLLDNKADVNKCEDNGESPVYIASYNTSNHIETVKVLLDNKTDINKCKDNGASPLYVACYNSHIEIVKVLLDNKADINKCMDNGASPLYIACQNDHIEIVKVLLDNNADINKCMDNGVSPLYIACQNDYIEIVKVLLDNKADINKCMDNGASPLYIACQNDHIETVKVLLDNKADINKCEDNGISPLYVVCQNNHLEIVKILLDNKADINKCRDDGASPLYIACQNSHTEIVKVLLDNNADIDKCTDNGASPLYIACQNDYIETVMVLLDNKTDINKCRDTGESPLFIACQNNHIEIVKVLLDNKADVNKCEDNGESPVYIASYNTSNHIETVKVLLDNKTDINKCKDNGASPLYVACYNSHIEIVKVLLDNKADINKCMDNGASPLYIACQNDHIEIVKVLLDNNADINKCMDNGVSPLYIACQNDYIEIVKVLLDNKADINKCMDNGASPLYIACQNDHIETVKVLLDNKADINKCDANGASPLHVACYINHIEIVKVLLDNKADINKCEDNGISPLYVVCQNNHLEIVKILLDNKADINKCRDDGASPLYVACYNSHIEIVKVLLDNKADINKCMDNGASPLYIACQNDHIEIVKVLLDNNADINKCMDNGVSPLYIACQNDYIEIVKVLLDNKADINKCMDNGASPLYIACQNDHIETVKVLLDNKADINKCDANGASPLHVACYINHIEIVKVLLDNKADINKCEDNGISPLYVVCQNNHLEIVKILLDNKADINKCRDDGASPLYIACQNSHTEIVKVLLDNNADIDKCTDNGASPLYIACQNDYIETVMVLLDNKTDINKCRDTGESPLFIACQNNHIEIVKVLLDNKADVNKCEDNGESPVYIACYNTSNHIETVKVLLDNKTDINKCKDNGASPLYVACYNSHIEIVKVLLDNKADINKCMDNGASPLYIACQNDHIEIVKVLLDNNADINKCMDNGVSPLYIACQNDHIEIVKVLLDNKADINKCMDNGASPLYIACQNDHIEIVKVLLDNKADINKCTNNGISPKQIASEKGYNGILAVIKEYSRE; the protein is encoded by the exons ATGATAGCATTGCTGAGGAACCTGTCAAACGTGCCCTTGACTCCTCCTATTAATGGATATGACAAACTACCTGTTGCTACAGAAACAACAGCTGCATCAGATTTAGCCAGAATTAAACATTATAGAAACTTACTGGCACATCTTAATGATGGCAAGGTAGATGGCGCATTATTCACTACAGCTTGGAAGGATATAAGCGAC GCTGTTCTTAGAATGGGAGGGAATGCAATGAAACAAGAATGTGATCAGTTGATGACAAAACCACTGGACATGTCAAGCCAAGAAATATTACGAGACTTAAACCAGGCTAAAGTGGACATTgaattaattaaacaaacacatgAAACACTTGATACAGAAGTAAAACAagatattaaaaagataaaattagATCATGACAAATCTAAGAAAGACATGAAGATGTTAACGTTTCGCCAAGCAAATTTGAAAAGATCCTATAATTTGTTACAGcacaaacaaaatgtatcaaatcaGCAGGCGAAGAGATTTAAAAAAGATGTGAATAGGTTAGAGCTAGATCAAATAAATGTAAAGGTGGATGTGAAAAAGCTCAAATCTACTTATGAGGATCCAGTTCCATGGAATAGAagag AGCAAGTTAGTAAGCAGTTGGATAAGTGGCAGAAGAATGCTGATAACTTTGTTGAAACCAGAGCTGCGAAATGTGTTTTGAAATGTATCAAGGAAAACAGTTGTCTCACTATTACAGCTAGTTCTGGTGTTGGAAAGACATCCATTTTACGTCATGTGGCattaaacatgaaagaaaaagAAGGGTATGATGTACTTCCAGTTACTAATCCAAATGATATTATCCAGTTTAATAATCCAAATCAGAAAACACTATTTGTAATTGATGACTTTTGTGGGACTTATTCCATAAACCAGTCCGACCTTGACAATTGGGAATCAGTTATGGAACAAATAAAGATgttgattgaaaacaaattaacaaaaattattGTCGCGTGTCGATTACAAGTGTACCATGACGAAAAGTTTGAATCTTTATCCATTTTCAGGACATCTGTTTGTAACCTACGAACAAAAGATTTGTGTTTATCAGAGACAGAGAAAACGTCAATAGCAGAAATATATCTGAACACAAAAGCATCAGAGATTATTCAGTACTGTGATTTATATGATTTCTTTCCACTTCTCTGTAAATTGTATAATGAAAGTCCCGAGGTCAATATAACAGAATTCTTCAAAAATCCATTTTCGGTATACGAAACTGAAATTAACAAGCTTAATAAAAAAGGTTATTATAGAAAATACTGTGCAATGGCTTTGTGCGTTATGTTTAACAACAACTTAAAAGAGGAAATGTTTTCAGAAGAGATAAATGTAGAAACAAGAAAGATCATTAAGGAAACATGTGAGGCATGCAGATTGGACAGAGGCACATCACGACTTGTTCTACTTGATGAACTAAACTCACTTGAACACACTTTTATAAAGAAAGAACAtggtatatttaaaacaaaacatgataAGTTATTTGACTTTCTTGCATACTATTTTGGACAAAAAATGATCCAGTGTATAATCAGAAATGCACATTCTGTTTTCATTATGCAGAGACTTTTACTAGAAAGGAAAGATTACATGGATCAGTTTATTACTATTGTACCACAGAAATACCATCAGATGTATATGCAGAGAATGATTGATGACTGGTCAATTGGTAGAGTAAACTGTGTGTTCATGAATATAAACTTGAAGATACAAGAGTTCAGACACAAATTCCTATGttatctaaaaaaatgtaaaaaatcacTTCAGAGGCAATTAGCGctgaaaataaatgtaaacactaaAGATACTGCACTGATACTATGTTCTTTGTATGATGATATTCCTTTTATTCATTGGTGTATTAACCATGGTGATTGTGTTAACCTGTGTAACTGTAGAGGTGGGAGTCCTTTGCATGTTGCTTGTTATAATAATCATATAGAGATAGTAAAGGTATTACTGGACAACAAGGCAGACATTGATAAGTGTGCAGATAATGGAGTATCTCCTTTGTATATTGCTTGTCATAATAATCATATAGAGATAGTAAAGATATTACTGGACAACAAGTCAGACATTGATAAGTGTGCAGATAATGGAGTATCTCCTTTGTATATTGCTTGTCATAATAATCATATAGAGATAGTAAAGATATTACTGGACAACAAgtcagacattaataagtgtacagATAATGGAGTATCTCCTTTGTATATTGCTTGTCAGAATGATCATATAGAGATAGTAAAGATATTACTGGACAACAAGTCAGACATTGATAAGTGTACAGATAATGGAGTATCTCCTTTGTATATTGCTTGTCAGAATGATCATATAGAGATAGTAAAGGTATTACTGGAcaacaaggcagacattaataagtgtaatGCTAATGGAGCATCTCCTTTGTATGTTGTTTGTCAGAATAATCATATAGAGATAGTAAAGGTATTACTGGAcaacaaggcagacattaataagtgtgaaGATAATGGACTATCTCCTTTGTATGTTGTTTGTCAGAATAATCATTTAGAGATAGTTAAGATATTACTGGACAACAAGGCAGACGTTTATAAGTGTAAAGATAATGGAGCATCTCCTTTGCGTGTTGCTTGTCAGAATAATCATATAGAGATAGTAAAGGTATTACTGGAcaacaaggcagacattaataagtgtgaaGATAATGGACTATCTCCTTTGCATGTTGCTTGTCAGAATAATCATATAGAGATAGTAAAGGTATTACTGGAcaacaaggcagacattaataagtgtgaaGATAATGGACTATCTCCTTTGCATGAAGCTTGTTATGAGAATCATATAGAGACAGTAAAGGTATTACTGGAcaacaaggcagacattaataagtgtgatGCTAATGGAGCATCTCCTTTGCATGTTGCTTGTTATATTAATCATATAGAGATAGTAAAGGTATTACTGGAcaacaaggcagacattaataagtgtgatGGACTATCTCCTTTGCATGTTGCTTGTTATGAGAATCATATAGAGACAGTAAAGGTATTACTGGAcaacaaggcagacattaataagtgtacaTATAATGGAGAATCTCCTTTGTATGTTGCTTGTCATAATAATCATATAGAGACAGTAAAGGTATTACTGGAcaacaaggcagacattaataagtgtataGATAATGGAGTATCTCCTTTGTATGTTGCTTGTGAGAATAATCATATAGAGATAGTCAAGGTATTACTGGAcaacaaggcagacattaataagtgtacagATAATGGAGTATATCCTTTGTATATCGCTTGTCATAATAATCATATAGAGACAGTAAAGGTATTACTGGAcaacaaggcagacattaataagtgtgatGCTAATGGAGCATCTCCTTTGCATGTTGGTTGTTATATTAATCATATAGAGATAGTAAAGGTATTACTGGAcaacaaggcagacattaataagtgtgaaGATAATGGAATATCTCCTTTGTATGTTGTTTGTCAGAATAATCATTTAGAGATAGTTAAGATATTACTGGACAACAAGGCAGACATAAATAAGTGTAGAGATGATGGAGCATCTCCTTTGTATATTGCTTGTCAGAATAGCCATACAGAGATAGTTAAGGTATTACTGGACAACAATGCAGACATTGATAAGTGTACAGATAATGGAGCATCTCCTTTATATATTGCTTGTCAGAATGATTATATAGAGACAGTAATGGTATTACTTGACAACAAgactgacattaataagtgtagagataCTGGAGAATCTCCTTTGTTTATAGCTTGTCAGAATAATCATATAGAGATAGTAAAGGTATTACTGGACAACAAGGCAGACGTTAATAAGTGTGAAGATAATGGAGAATCTCCTGTATATATTGCTAGTTACAATACTAGTAATCATATAGAGACAGTGAAGGTATTACTGGACAACAAgacagacattaataagtgtaaagATAACGGAGCATCTCCTTTGTATGTTGCTTGTTACAATAGTCATATAGAGATAGTAAAGGTATTACTGGAcaacaaggcagacattaataagtgtatggATAACGGAGCATCTCCTTTGTATATTGCTTGTCAGAATGATCATATAGAGATAGTAAAGGTATTACTGGACAACAatgcagacattaataagtgtatggATAATGGAGTATCTCCTTTGTATATTGCTTGTCAGAATGATTATATAGAGATAGTAAAGGTATTACTGGAcaacaaggcagacattaataagtgtatggATAACGGAGCATCTCCTTTGTATATTGCTTGTCAGAATGATCATATAGAGACAGTAAAGGTATTACTGGAcaacaaggcagacattaataagtgtgaaGATAATGGAATATCTCCTTTGTATGTTGTTTGTCAGAATAATCATTTAGAGATAGTTAAGATATTACTGGACAACAAGGCAGACATAAATAAGTGTAGAGATGATGGAGCATCTCCTTTGTATATTGCTTGTCAGAATAGCCATACAGAGATAGTTAAGGTATTACTGGACAACAATGCAGACATTGATAAGTGTACAGATAATGGAGCATCTCCTTTATATATTGCTTGTCAGAATGATTATATAGAGACAGTAATGGTATTACTTGACAACAAgactgacattaataagtgtagagataCTGGAGAATCTCCTTTGTTTATAGCTTGTCAGAATAATCATATAGAGATAGTAAAGGTATTACTGGACAACAAGGCAGACGTTAATAAGTGTGAAGATAATGGAGAATCTCCTGTATATATTGCTAGTTACAATACTAGTAATCATATAGAGACAGTGAAGGTATTACTGGACAACAAgacagacattaataagtgtaaagATAACGGAGCATCTCCTTTGTATGTTGCTTGTTACAATAGTCATATAGAGATAGTAAAGGTATTACTGGAcaacaaggcagacattaataagtgtatggATAACGGAGCATCTCCTTTGTATATTGCTTGTCAGAATGATCATATAGAGATAGTAAAGGTATTACTGGACAACAatgcagacattaataagtgtatggATAATGGAGTATCTCCTTTGTATATTGCTTGTCAGAATGATTATATAGAGATAGTAAAGGTATTACTGGAcaacaaggcagacattaataagtgtatggATAACGGAGCATCTCCTTTGTATATTGCTTGTCAGAATGATCATATAGAGACAGTAAAGGTATTACTGGAcaacaaggcagacattaataagtgtgatGCTAATGGAGCATCTCCTTTGCATGTTGCTTGTTATATTAATCATATAGAGATAGTAAAGGTATTACTGGAcaacaaggcagacattaataagtgtgaaGATAATGGAATATCTCCTTTGTATGTTGTTTGTCAGAATAATCATTTAGAGATAGTTAAGATATTACTGGACAACAAGGCAGACATAAATAAGTGTAGAGATGATGGAGCATCTCCTTTGTATGTTGCTTGTTACAATAGTCATATAGAGATAGTAAAGGTATTACTGGAcaacaaggcagacattaataagtgtatggATAACGGAGCATCTCCTTTGTATATTGCTTGTCAGAATGATCATATAGAGATAGTAAAGGTATTACTGGACAACAatgcagacattaataagtgtatggATAATGGAGTATCTCCTTTGTATATTGCTTGTCAGAATGATTATATAGAGATAGTAAAGGTATTACTGGAcaacaaggcagacattaataagtgtatggATAACGGAGCATCTCCTTTGTATATTGCTTGTCAGAATGATCATATAGAGACAGTAAAGGTATTACTGGAcaacaaggcagacattaataagtgtgatGCTAATGGAGCATCTCCTTTGCATGTTGCTTGTTATATTAATCATATAGAGATAGTAAAGGTATTACTGGAcaacaaggcagacattaataagtgtgaaGATAATGGAATATCTCCTTTGTATGTTGTTTGTCAGAATAATCATTTAGAGATAGTTAAGATATTACTGGACAACAAGGCAGACATAAATAAGTGTAGAGATGATGGAGCATCTCCTTTGTATATTGCTTGTCAGAATAGCCATACAGAGATAGTTAAGGTATTACTGGACAACAATGCAGACATTGATAAGTGTACAGATAATGGAGCATCTCCTTTATATATTGCTTGTCAGAATGATTATATAGAGACAGTAATGGTATTACTTGACAACAAgactgacattaataagtgtagagataCTGGAGAATCTCCTTTGTTTATAGCTTGTCAGAATAATCATATAGAGATAGTAAAGGTATTACTGGACAACAAGGCAGACGTTAATAAGTGTGAAGATAATGGAGAATCTCCTGTATATATTGCTTGTTACAATACTAGTAATCATATAGAGACAGTGAAGGTATTACTGGACAACAAgacagacattaataagtgtaaagATAACGGAGCATCTCCTTTGTATGTTGCTTGTTACAATAGTCATATAGAGATAGTAAAGGTATTACTGGAcaacaaggcagacattaataagtgtatggATAACGGAGCATCTCCTTTGTATATTGCTTGTCAGAATGATCATATAGAGATAGTAAAGGTATTACTGGACAACAatgcagacattaataagtgtatggATAATGGAGTATCTCCTTTGTATATTGCTTGTCAGAATGATCATATAGAGATAGTAAAGGTATTACTGGAcaacaaggcagacattaataagtgtatggATAACGGAGCATCTCCTTTGTATATTGCTTGTCAGAATGATCATATAGAGATAGTAAAGGTATTACTGGAcaacaaggcagacattaataagtgtacaAATAATGGTATCTCACCGAAACAAATTGCCAGTGAAAAAGGATACAATGGCATACTTGCTGTCATTAAAGAATATTCCAGAGAATGA